Genomic window (Brevibacterium paucivorans):
GGTTTCTCGCGTTTTGAAAGGACGCAAAGTGACCGCTGAGGATCTCTGGGCAGAGCTGATCCGAGTTTGCGAGTCACTGCAGCACCCGAGGGTGTAAAAAGTATCGGTAGGGCGTCATGCGATACCCAAATGTACACCTTGATCAAAGCTGGCTGTATCGCACGAATAGTCATGCGATATGGTATTCTGGCTGCATGGTTGACACATCGAACGCGCCTCGCGAGGACTATAGAAACCTCTGGAAGTTGCTTATCGACAGAGGAATTCGGAAGGGCGAGCTTAGAGACCTTGCCGGTCTGAGCTCATCAACCATCACGAAGCTGGGTCGAAATCAGACGGTTACCACCGCGACACTTGGGCGGATTTGTAAAGCGTTGGATTGTTCACCCAACGACATTCTGGCTTTTGAAGACTGTTATGAGGAAGGAACCGGCGACGGTCGTAATGAGTGAGATGAAGCAGGCATATACCATCAAGCCTCAAACGGCGGTCGCCTCCCCCGACAGCAGTGCTACCGACTTAGTGTTCCCCATTGAGCTTGTTGCCCCCCGTTGTGGGCATGACTCACAGCTTCATTAGGCGTGCCCTTGGCAGGAAGTCAATCTTGTCCGAGGCCGACGTTCGGCAACTTCTAGATCAAGATGCATTCTCCGAGACGTTCGTTCCTCGCAGCAGAGTTCTTGAATATCTCCGTCGAGCCGTCACCGGAGCCGTGCTCGTTGCCGAGAGTCAAGAGGTCATTCAAAAGGACTCCTTCGTTGTCGGAGACGCTCTCCAGTTGATTGGAAGACTGAAAGATGGTTCGGTGAATACTGTTGTCACCTCAACGCCGTACTGGGCTATGCGGGTCTATGACGAGCCTGGTGAGCGCCTTTGGGCGGATGGCGAGAACTGCTCGTTTGGTCTCGAGCAGACACCTGAAGGGTTTATTCGCCATTCGGTCGAGGTCTTGCATGCATTGCTTCCGAAAATTGCTGCAGATGGCTCCGTGTGGTGGAACATCATGGATTCGTACAACACTCGCACTCAAATCCGTGGTAGTGCAGTTGAGACACTGCATGCGATGCAAGGCAAGGATGGTCGATCGTGGAAAGATCACGAGTACTTGCGGTATTCCGCCGTACACTCGTATCTGAAAGATGGTGAGCAGTGTTTGATCCCGCAACGGATTGCTCAGCGTGCTGCCCAAATCGGCTACTACGTAAAGAGCACGATCTCGTGGTGCAAGCAGGCCACAACTCCTGAACCCCAGCAGTCGCGAGTCAGCAGAAATGTTGAGTACATTCTGCATCTCACTCGGGAACGAACCCCCAAGTTCAACAAGGCCGCATACTTGGAGCTACCTTCAGACCTTGGTGGGCGACAGCTGCTTGAGTCGGACAAGCTTAGTGACTTCTGGTACTTGCCAACCTCTTCTGGCCGAGATGGGCATGGGGCTCAGTTCCCGGTTCAGCGTCGTCCTGGGCGCTGCATCGCGATCTCAACGGACCCTGGTGATGTGGTTCTTGATCCATTCATGGGTGCTGGAACTACCGCCGTTGCAGCGAAGAAGCTCGAGAGGAGCTATATCGGTTTTGATGTAAGCGCAGAATACCTCGCCACTGCTGAGCGAGTGTTGGCTTCAACCACCGTGCAGCAACCCCTCTTTACCGCAGAGCTTCGATAACCCTCGAAGCAAGTGCGTCGACGTCTATCGCATAACTGCTATCCAAACCAAGGCATTTGATTCGGTGACCGTCGAACGTCTCGACCACGTCTCCAGTTCGAACGGAAGGTGAGATGATATAAGCCTCGTTGAGACGCGCAAACTGCATGTATGTATAGATCTGATACAGATCCTTCGCATCGGGTACCTTGTACTTTACGTCGGCAATGCTGACGGGGAGGTCCATGACTTCCCAATATCGTGTGGCTACGGTGACCGCCATGAGGAAATCCGACAGTAAGAACCCGAAACTTTCGATGGGGATGCGCATCACCATGGTGGTGGTGACGGCAGCGACTACCTGACCCACGGTGATCCAGCCTTGCACCACACCCCAGGTGCCTAACCCTACGATCGCGATCTGGGCGAGCGCGGTTGCAACGTTGATAAAGCTGAACAGCCACGAGTCCAGCTTCGTTTTGCGGATTTCGCGCGAACGAACCGTGAGCGCGAGCGCTTTAAACCGTTGCGTCATCCATGGGGAACGACCAAACGACCGGATGACCCGCAGGCCGTGGATGGACTCTTCTACAGCGGTGGTCACTTCGCCCAGCGCGTCCTGCGTCGCCCGGGACGTGATCCGGTACTTGCGTTCGAACACCACAACGACGATCACGGTGGGTACGGCCGCTATGAGCATGATGAGCCCAAACCACGGACTGATGACTGTGAGGATGATTTCTCCGGCGATGATTGCCAAGGGCGAACACACCAAAAACGGCAGATCGAACGCAAAGAACCGGCGCATTTGACTCATGTCGTTAACGGCACGAGACAGCAACTGTCCGGACTCCCATGCGTCGTGCGTCGACACTGGTACGTATTGCAAATGGTCGAACAGTCGATGTCGCCACGTGATCTCCCACTGCGACACAATCCCGGCAACGGCGTAATGGCGTATCCACAGGGCAACGACCTCGGCGATGGACACGACCATTAAGAACGCGACCGGCCCCCACAGGCCCGTCACATTACCGTGGGCCACAGGACCGTCAACGATACGCCCGGTGATCACCGGCACCACCAGGGGTAGCGCGACGACTACAAAGGTGAGAACGCAGACGAAAGTGTATGTGCCTGCTCGCGCACGAAGATCGGGCCAAAAACGTGCGAGGCTCTTCATGCGCGAATTCTCCTATTTCTTGAACTTCTTCCCGCCGAAGCCGCCACCTTTGCGACGGTCCTTGCGGAACCCGTCCTTCCCGAACTTGCGCCCTTCACCAGCACCTTTGTCGTTGCTGCGCTTTTTGAACGGGCGGCCGGGACGACCTCGGTCCGGGCGGATATCGATGTGCCGGCCAGCGACCTTGGTCTTGCTCAAACGTTTGAGAACGCTCGCATCAAGGTCTTGCGGAAGGTCGACCAACGAGTGGTTCGACCGGATCGAAATGTTGCCGATCTGCTGAGAACTGATGCCGCCTTCGTTGGCGATCGCACCCACGATCGCGCCGGGGTTTACCTTGTCCATCCTACCCACGGCCAGGCGGTAGGTGGTCATGCCTTCGGCCGTGCGCGCGCGTTCGTTGCGGCTGGCCCGGACGTGCGGTTCCGGAAGTGGCTCGGCGGTCAGTGTCGCCCCATCCAACACGAGGCTCGCCAGGGCGGCCGCGACGTCTTCAGCAGGGACGTTGTGCGTGTTGACGTATTCCTCGATGACGGGACGCAGTTCGGACAGGTCCTGTGAGTTCAGCGTGTGCGAAATCCGGTCTTGGAACTTCTGCGTGCGCGTGACCGTGAGTTCTTCTACCGTGGGCATCACCAGGGGTTCGACCTTCTGGCGTGTCGCCTTTTCGATGGCCTTGAGAAGGCGGTTTTCCCGAGGTGTCACAAACAGGATCGCTTCACCCGTGCGCCCGGCGCGGCCCGTGCGGCCAATCCGGTGGACGTACGATTCGGTGTCGTGTGGAATGTCGAAGTTGACTACCAAGCTGATGCGTTCGACGTCGAGCCCGCGGGCTGCGACATCGGTGGCGACCAGAATGTCGATGGACCCGGATCGCAGTGCTTCAACCGTGCGTTCACGGACGACCTGCGGAATGTCACCGTTGATGGCGGCAGCGGAAAAACCGCGCGCTTTGAGTTTATCGGCGAGCTCTTCCGTTTCTTGTTTGGTGCGCACAAACATGATGATGCCGTCGTACTCTTCCACCTCGAGAATGCGGGTGAGGGCGTCGAGCTTGTGCGAGTGCATGACGGTGAGGTACCGCTGGCGAATGTTCGCGCTGGTCGTGGTTTTCGCCTGAATGCGAACTTCGGCCGGGTCGTTGAGGTATTGACCGGTGATCCGGTGGATCGAGGCTGGCATGGTGGCCGAAAACAGAGCCACCTGGCGGTCAGGGTTGGTCTTCGCGAAGATCTCTTCGATGTCTTCTTGGAAGCCCATCTTGAGCATTTCGTCGGCTTCGTCGAGAACCAAATGTTCAACATGGCTTAAATCAAGCGTGCCACGCTTCATGTGGTCGATAACGCGACCGGGCGTTCCCACGACCACGTGCGCGCCGCGTTTCAGACCGGAGATCTGTGGAGTGTAGGACTGTCCGCCATAGATGGGGAGAACGGAGAAGTCGCCGAGGTGGGTGGCATAGCTGGTGAGAGCCTCGGCTACCTGGATTGCGAGTTCGCGCGTGGGAGCAAGGATGAGCGCCAGCGGGGTCCGTGGGCGTTCCCGCCCGGCAATGCTACTCAAAAGAGGAAGCGCGAAAGCCGCGGTTTTACCCGTTCCCGTCTGAGCCAAACCAATGACGTCGCGACCGTCGAGGAGAAGCGGAATCGTTTGGGCCTGAATGGGGGAGGGGGACTCATATCCCAGATCTGCGACTGCGCGTGCGACACGTCCATCGAGATCGAAGTCGGAAAAACGAATGTCAGTGTTGTCGGAAGCCTGTTCGTTGGCGTTACCCATGGATATCTCTTTCTTGATTGAACACACTTGACCGCAGATGACTGTTTGGCGGTCTACCGAGGCTCGCGTGTGCAACCCGAAAGCACGAGGAGCCATGAGATGGTTTGGGTGCTGTTCAAGTGTACCCGTTGGTTGGCAGGGGGCGAATATGAGCCGGCATGTGATCTTGGGTACGCTTGTCACTGTGCGCACGTGCACATAGGCCCGGCAGCCAGCCGGTTGCAATTCACTAAAGGAGAGATTCGTGGCATCGACACTAGATTCCGTCATCACCCTGGCTAAACGACGTGGCTTCGTTTTTCAAGCCGGTGACATTTACGGCGGGTCTCGTTCGGCATGGGACTACGGCCCGTTGGGCGTGGAACTGAAGGAAAACATCAAGCGACTGTGGTGGCAGGAATTTGTCCGAGGTCGTGAAGACATGGTGGGGCTGGACTCGTCGATCATTCTTCCGCGTCAGGTGTGGGAAGCATCGGGCCACGTTGAAACCTTCGTAGACCCATTGGTCGAGTCCCTGCACACGCACAAGCGCTACCGCGCCGACCACCTCATTGAAGCGTATGTGGCAAAGCACGGAAAAGAACCGGAAAACGGTTTGGCCGACATCAACGACCCAGAAACCGGACAGCCTGGCAAGTGGACCGAGCCACAGCAGTTCTCGGGTCTGATGAAAACTTTCTTGGGCGCCGTTGACGACGGCCAGGGCCTGCACTACCTGCGCCCGGAAACCGCGCAGGGTATCTTCGTGAACTTCAACAACGTTGTTACGGCCGCCCGTCGTAAGCCACCGTTCGGTATCGGCCAGGTGGGTAAGGCATTCCGCAACGAAATTACTCCCGGAAACTTCATCTTCCGCACCCGCGAATTCGAGCAGATGGAGATCGAGTACTTCATCCACCCAGATGACGCGCAAAAGTACTTTGACGAATGGGTCGACGCGTGCTGGAACTGGTTCGTTGACCTGGGTGTCAACCCGGACAACATGCGCAAATACGATGTGCCAGCAGATGAACGCGCGCACTATTCGGACGCCACGATTGACCTGGAGTACAAGTTCGGATTCCAGGGCAACCCGTGGGGAGAGCTCATGGGTGTGGCAAACCGCACGGACTTCGACCTGTCCAACCACACCGACGCCTCGGGTGCCAAACTTCAGTACTTCGACCAGGCGACAGGAGACAGGTACACCCCATATGTCATCGAACCGTCGTTCGGTCTGACCCGTTCCATGATGGCATTCCTCGTCGACGCATACTGCGAAGACGAAGCGCCCAACACAAAGGGTGGAACCGACAAGCGCATTGTGCTCAAACTCGACCCTCGTCTGGCACCGGTGAAGGCTGCGGTACTTCCGTTGTCACGCAACGAAAAACTGTCACCACAGGCGCGCGCTTTGGCAGCGAACCTGCGCAAGCGTTGGAACATCGACTTCGACGACGCAGGTGCGATCGGTCGCCGTTACCGCCGCCAGGACGAAGTCGGTACCCCGTTCTGCATCACGTTCGACTTCGACTCGCTCGATGATAACGCGGTGACCGTGCGTAAGCGCGACGACATGAGCCAGGAACGCATCGCTATCGACGATGTCGAAAACTACCTGGCACAGGGCCTGGGCTGCTAGGAGAATAACGGCGCGTGCACGTCATTCCCCAGCGCCAGCCCAGCGCGTCAAAATACGTGTGGGCGCTCATGCTTGTAGCGCTCGCACCTTTCGCGCTACTCACGGTTGTAGGCGTGATCGCCTACTGGCCACACCATGTCAAAAACACTGACGACCGCGACATCTACACGGTCACGGTCACGGCTGTTGACGCGGGTGCGTGCCAGGAAGCGGTCACGCCTTCGTGCGTGACGGTGAAAGCCGGCGACAATGTGGTGAAGCTTCCCAAAGAAGCGTCCATTCCCGAGGTGTCAGACAGTGTGCGCGTCGTGGACGGCCACGCTGGGGGAGAAGTGGTCTTCATTGATTATGACCGGCGTGTTCCCCTGGGCGTGTTGAGCGCGATCTATGTGGTTGCGATTCTGGTGGTCGCAGGGTTGCGGGGCGCGCGTGCGCTCATAGGGCTCAGTATCGCGATGGTGGTCATTGTGGGCTTCATGCTCCCATCGATTCTGAGTGGTCATTCAGCGATCGGCGTGGGCTTGACATCATCGACTGCGATTCTCTTTTCGGTCCTGTATCTAGCCCACGGCTTTAACGCCAGAACGACCGCGGCGCTCATCGGGACGTTGGCAGGTGTCGCAATCTCCGGAGTTCTTGCGGTGATCTGGACGCGCTGGGCACATCTGGGCGGGCTGTATACGGACGCACTGTACATTCTGAACACGTACTACGGACTTTCAGCATCTGACATTGTGATTTGTGGTGTGTTGATCTCCGGTATTGGTGTTCTTAACGATGTCGCTATTACACAGGTAGCAACTGTGTGGGAGCTTGCACGAACCGCACCGGGTTCCTCTGTGCGATCTCTTTTCACCTCGGCCATGCGGATCGGTAGAGACCACATCGCCTCGACTGTCTATACCGTGGTTTTTGCATTCGCAGGTAGCTCACTTGCGGTTCTCTTGGTGACTCTGACAAGTGGAGCCAATCTGTTCACTCAACTCACCTTGGGTGAAATGGCGGGCCATGTTGTGCTCACTCTCGTGACG
Coding sequences:
- a CDS encoding DNA-methyltransferase, with the translated sequence MTHSFIRRALGRKSILSEADVRQLLDQDAFSETFVPRSRVLEYLRRAVTGAVLVAESQEVIQKDSFVVGDALQLIGRLKDGSVNTVVTSTPYWAMRVYDEPGERLWADGENCSFGLEQTPEGFIRHSVEVLHALLPKIAADGSVWWNIMDSYNTRTQIRGSAVETLHAMQGKDGRSWKDHEYLRYSAVHSYLKDGEQCLIPQRIAQRAAQIGYYVKSTISWCKQATTPEPQQSRVSRNVEYILHLTRERTPKFNKAAYLELPSDLGGRQLLESDKLSDFWYLPTSSGRDGHGAQFPVQRRPGRCIAISTDPGDVVLDPFMGAGTTAVAAKKLERSYIGFDVSAEYLATAERVLASTTVQQPLFTAELR
- a CDS encoding YibE/F family protein; translation: MHVIPQRQPSASKYVWALMLVALAPFALLTVVGVIAYWPHHVKNTDDRDIYTVTVTAVDAGACQEAVTPSCVTVKAGDNVVKLPKEASIPEVSDSVRVVDGHAGGEVVFIDYDRRVPLGVLSAIYVVAILVVAGLRGARALIGLSIAMVVIVGFMLPSILSGHSAIGVGLTSSTAILFSVLYLAHGFNARTTAALIGTLAGVAISGVLAVIWTRWAHLGGLYTDALYILNTYYGLSASDIVICGVLISGIGVLNDVAITQVATVWELARTAPGSSVRSLFTSAMRIGRDHIASTVYTVVFAFAGSSLAVLLVTLTSGANLFTQLTLGEMAGHVVLTLVTSIGLVCAIPLSTLIAAFVVTSDDEARVKASD
- a CDS encoding DEAD/DEAH box helicase; translated protein: MGNANEQASDNTDIRFSDFDLDGRVARAVADLGYESPSPIQAQTIPLLLDGRDVIGLAQTGTGKTAAFALPLLSSIAGRERPRTPLALILAPTRELAIQVAEALTSYATHLGDFSVLPIYGGQSYTPQISGLKRGAHVVVGTPGRVIDHMKRGTLDLSHVEHLVLDEADEMLKMGFQEDIEEIFAKTNPDRQVALFSATMPASIHRITGQYLNDPAEVRIQAKTTTSANIRQRYLTVMHSHKLDALTRILEVEEYDGIIMFVRTKQETEELADKLKARGFSAAAINGDIPQVVRERTVEALRSGSIDILVATDVAARGLDVERISLVVNFDIPHDTESYVHRIGRTGRAGRTGEAILFVTPRENRLLKAIEKATRQKVEPLVMPTVEELTVTRTQKFQDRISHTLNSQDLSELRPVIEEYVNTHNVPAEDVAAALASLVLDGATLTAEPLPEPHVRASRNERARTAEGMTTYRLAVGRMDKVNPGAIVGAIANEGGISSQQIGNISIRSNHSLVDLPQDLDASVLKRLSKTKVAGRHIDIRPDRGRPGRPFKKRSNDKGAGEGRKFGKDGFRKDRRKGGGFGGKKFKK
- a CDS encoding ABC transporter ATP-binding protein produces the protein MKSLARFWPDLRARAGTYTFVCVLTFVVVALPLVVPVITGRIVDGPVAHGNVTGLWGPVAFLMVVSIAEVVALWIRHYAVAGIVSQWEITWRHRLFDHLQYVPVSTHDAWESGQLLSRAVNDMSQMRRFFAFDLPFLVCSPLAIIAGEIILTVISPWFGLIMLIAAVPTVIVVVVFERKYRITSRATQDALGEVTTAVEESIHGLRVIRSFGRSPWMTQRFKALALTVRSREIRKTKLDSWLFSFINVATALAQIAIVGLGTWGVVQGWITVGQVVAAVTTTMVMRIPIESFGFLLSDFLMAVTVATRYWEVMDLPVSIADVKYKVPDAKDLYQIYTYMQFARLNEAYIISPSVRTGDVVETFDGHRIKCLGLDSSYAIDVDALASRVIEALR
- a CDS encoding helix-turn-helix domain-containing protein, which gives rise to MVDTSNAPREDYRNLWKLLIDRGIRKGELRDLAGLSSSTITKLGRNQTVTTATLGRICKALDCSPNDILAFEDCYEEGTGDGRNE
- a CDS encoding glycine--tRNA ligase, with translation MASTLDSVITLAKRRGFVFQAGDIYGGSRSAWDYGPLGVELKENIKRLWWQEFVRGREDMVGLDSSIILPRQVWEASGHVETFVDPLVESLHTHKRYRADHLIEAYVAKHGKEPENGLADINDPETGQPGKWTEPQQFSGLMKTFLGAVDDGQGLHYLRPETAQGIFVNFNNVVTAARRKPPFGIGQVGKAFRNEITPGNFIFRTREFEQMEIEYFIHPDDAQKYFDEWVDACWNWFVDLGVNPDNMRKYDVPADERAHYSDATIDLEYKFGFQGNPWGELMGVANRTDFDLSNHTDASGAKLQYFDQATGDRYTPYVIEPSFGLTRSMMAFLVDAYCEDEAPNTKGGTDKRIVLKLDPRLAPVKAAVLPLSRNEKLSPQARALAANLRKRWNIDFDDAGAIGRRYRRQDEVGTPFCITFDFDSLDDNAVTVRKRDDMSQERIAIDDVENYLAQGLGC